Proteins co-encoded in one Caloenas nicobarica isolate bCalNic1 chromosome 19, bCalNic1.hap1, whole genome shotgun sequence genomic window:
- the SET gene encoding protein SET: protein MSAPAAKVSKKELNSNHDGADETSEKEQQEAIEHIDEVQNEIDRLNEQASEEILKVEQKYNKLRQPFFQKRSELIAKIPNFWVTTFVNHPQVSALLGEEDEEALHYLTRVEVTEFEDIKSGYRIDFYFDENPYFENKVLSKEFHLNESGDPSSKSTEIKWKSGKDLTKRSSQTQNKASRKRQHEEPESFFTWFTDHSDAGADELGEVIKDDIWPNPLQYYLVPDMDDEEGEGEEDDDDDEEEEGLEDIDEEGDEDEGEEDEDDDEGEEGEEDEGEDD from the exons ATGTCGGCGCCGGCGGCCAAAGTCAGTAAGAAGGAGCTGAACTCCAACCACGATGGGGCCGACGAGACCTCAG aaaaagagcaACAGGAAGCAATTGAACACATTGATGAAGTACAGAATGAAATAGACAG ACTGAATGAACAAGCCAGTGAGGAAATTTTGAAAGTAGAACAGAAATACAACAAACTCCGCCAACCATTCTTCCAGAAGAGGTCAGAATTGATCGCCAAAATCCCGAATTTCTGGGTAACAACATTTGTCAACCACCCACAAG TATCTGCACTGCTGGGAGAAGAAGATGAGGAAGCACTGCATTATTTGACCAGAGTTGAAGTGACAGAATTTGAAGACATCAAATCAGGTTACAGAATAGATTTT TATTTTGATGAGAATCcatactttgaaaataaagttcTCTCCAAAGAGTTTCACCTCAATGAAAGTGGAGACCCATCTTCAAAGTCAACTGAGATCAAATGGAAATCTGGGAAG gacctGACAAAACGTTCAAGCCAGACACAGAACAAAGCCAGTAGGAAGAGGCAGCATGAAGAGCCAGAAAGTTTCTTTACCTGGTTCACTGACCACTCTGATGCAGGGGCTGATGAACTAGGAGAAGTCATCAAGGATGACATCTGGCCAAATCCGCTACAGTACTACTTG GTTCCTGATATGGATGATGaagaaggggagggagaggaggatgatgatgatgatgaagaggaagaaggattGGAGGATATTGATGAAGAAGGAGATGAAGATGAGggggaggaagatgaagatgatgatgagggagaggaaggagag GAGGATGAAGGAGAAGATGACTAA
- the PKN3 gene encoding serine/threonine-protein kinase N3, whose amino-acid sequence MAAGTPQGSCLLRLGNGVNLMDPSFQQKLEGEKELLRRAIQKELKIKEGAENLRKATTDRKNLVHIEHVLKSSNRKLEQLHWELQELNARIVITDKEERKTDGSVSPDPCLWERNPDPMARKVEALKKQLHVEMKVKQGAENMIQMYSTSKERKLLATAQQMLRDSKTKIEIIRMHIVKVSQSAGGMEDTVDPAVRMGTTISALELRIEELRHHLRIEAAVAEGAKNVLKILGGSRVQDRKFLAEAQGRLQESSQKIDLLRLSLEHQLSELSPDHPKRSLIKQELVNTSSLGAQHGNVQPTSVVKPTALTGTLEVRLMGCQDLLENVPGRSRMTSSSPIVGSPSDLRSLSRTRVGLGIHGRGVAGKYLRNEEPCNEVLAVLKVDNKVVGQTNWGPVNNQAWDQSFVIELDRSRELEIAIYWRDWRELCAVKFLRLDDFLDNERHGMCLSLEPQGLLFAEVMFCNPVIERKPKLQRQKRIFPKQKGKEFLRAPQMNINVAAWGRLMMSFLPPCSSMNPLSPPLHDPIHTDFSPDSPQSRVDSVSKLSSGFPGAKVTSADEAPPKPPRLFLMASSKESTPSPADSPCLKRLHVEKSCGSALTEFPVPASPRKRTVQLEDFHCIAMLGRGHFGKVLLAQYKPTGKLYAIKALKKKDIISRDELDSLNCEKRIFEVVNSSDHPFLVNMFACFQTPHHACFVMEYTPGGDLMMRIHEDVFPEHVARFYTACVVLGLQFLHEKKIVYRDLKLDNLLLDAEGFVKIADFGLCKEGIGFGDRTNTFCGTPEFLAPEVLTDVSYTRAVDWWGLGVLIYEMLIGESPFPGDDEEEVFDSIVNDEVRYPRFLSSEALSIICKLLRKCPERRLGAGEKDAEEIKIQAFFKEINWDALFARALKPPFVPTLRDPTDISNFDEEFTSQKPILTPPEEVAFLTRKEQTIFKDFDFVSRHLLDV is encoded by the exons ATGGCGGCGGGGACCCCGCAG GGCAGCTGCCTCTTGCGGCTGGGCAATGGAGTGAACTTAATGGATCCAAGCTTCCAGCAAAAACTGGAGGGTGAGAAGGAACTACTGCGCCGTGCTATACAGAAAGAACTGAAGATTAAAGAGGGAGCAGAAAACTTGCGCAAAGCAACAACAGACAGAAAGAATCTTGTTCATATAGAGCATGTGCTGAAATCTTCCAACCGAAAACTGGAACAGCTGCATTGGGAACTTCAGGAGCTTAATGCAAGGATTGTAATAACAGacaaagaggagaggaagacaG ATGGATCTGTATCTCCAGATCCTTGTCTCTGGGAAAGAAACCCGGACCCCATGGCACGGAAGGTTGAAGCtctgaaaaagcagctgcatGTTGAAATGAAAGTGAAACAAGGAGCTGAGAACATGATCCAAATGTATTCAACATCCAAG GAGCGGAAGCTGCTGGCTACAGCTCAGCAGATGCTTCGGGACAGCAAGACAAAGATTGAAATAATCCGCATGCACATTGTGAAAGTATCGCAGTCAGCAGGAGGGATGGAAGATACAGTGGATCCAGCAG TGAGGATGGGGACCACCATCAGTGCTTTGGAGCTGCGTATTGAGGAGCTGAGACATCACCTGCGCATCGAAGCTGCTGTAGCTGAGGGGGCAAAAAATGTGCTGAAGATCCTAGGAGGGAGTCGGGTACAGGATCGCAAGTTTTTGGCTGAG GCGCAGGGTCGTTTGCAAGAGTCCTCTCAGAAGATTGACCTGCTGCGCTTGTCCTTGGAACATCAGCTTAGTGAGCTTTCTCCTGATCACCCAAAAAGATCACTTATCAAGCAGGAGCTAGTAAATACCTCCTCCCTGGGAGCTCAGCATGGCAACGTCCAACCCACTTCAGTCGTTAAACCTACAGCCCTCACAG GAACACTGGAAGTGAGACTGATGGGGTGTCAGGATCTGCTGGAAAACGTTCCAGGCCGTTCCCGAATGACTAGTTCTTCTCCCATTGTTGGCAGCCCAAGCGATTTGAGGTCTCTCTCCCGAACGCGAGTTGGCCTGGGTATCCATGGCCGTGGTGTTGCAGGAAAGTACCTGCGGAACGAAGAGCCGTGTA ATGAGGTCCTTGCTGTGCTCAAAGTGGACAATAAAGTGGTTGGCCAAACAAACTGGGGACCAGTTAATAACCAGGCATGGGACCAGAGCTTTGTCATTGAGCTGGATCGG TCTCGTGAGCTGGAAATTGCAATTTATTGGAGGGACTGGAGAGAACTGTGTGCGGTGAAGTTTTTACGTTTGGATGATTTCCTTGATAACGAACGTCATGGGATGTGCCTCTCCCTTGAACCCCAAGGACTGCTTTTTGCAGAG GTGATGTTCTGTAATCCTGTCATTGAAAGAAAGCCAAAACTGCAGCGACAGAAACGCATTTTCCCCAAACAGAAAG GGAAGGAATTTCTCCGAGCTCCTCAAATGAACATAAATGTTGCTGCCTGGGGTCGCCTGATGATGAGTTTCCTCCCTCCCTGTAGCTCCATGAACCCTCTGAGTCCCCCGCTCCACGATCCCATTCACACAGACTTCTCTCCAGACTCCCCGCAAAGTCGCGTTGATTCAGTGTCCAAACTGAGCAG TGGCTTTCCTGGGGCTAAGGTTACCTCTGCTGACGAAGCACCACCCAAGCCTCCACGTCTTTTTCTGATGGCCAGCTCCAAAGAATCAACACCATCTCCTGCAGATTCTCCG TGTCTGAAGAGGCTGCATGTTGAGAAGTCTTGCGGCTCTGCTCTAACAGAATTTCCAGTCCCGGCATCTCCAAG GAAAAGGACAGTTCAGCTTGAGGATTTTCACTGCATCGCTATGTTGGGACGTGGCCACTTTGGGAAG gtgCTGCTGGCCCAATACAAGCCAACTGGGAAGCTGTATGCTATCAAAGccttgaagaaaaaagatattattAGTAGAGATGAACTTGATAG CTTGAACTGTGAGAAGCGAATATTCGAAGTGGTCAATTCTTCTGATCACCCATTCCTTGTGAACATGTTTGCGTGTTTCCAGACACCTCATCATGCTTGTTTTGTGATGGAATACACTCCAGGTGGTGATCTTATGATGCGCATCCATGAAGATGTCTTTCCGGAGCATGTGGCACG gTTTTATACAGCCTGCGTAGTCTTGGGGCTCCAGTTCTTGCATGAGAAGAAAATTGTTTATAG GGACCTGAAATTGGATAATCTACTTTTAGATGCTGAAGGATTTGTGAAGATCGCAGATTTTGGATTGTGTAAGGAAG GAATAGGTTTTGGAGACCGCACAAACACCTTCTGTGGCACCCCTGAATTTCTGGCTCCAGAAGTCCTGACGGACGTCTCGTACACGCGGGCAGTGGACTGGTGGGGACTGGGTGTGCTCATTTATGAGATGCTCATTGGTGAG TCACCATTCCCTGGAGATGACGAGGAAGAAGTCTTCGACAGTATTGTCAACGATGAAGTCCGGTATCCACGATTCCTTTCATCTGAGGCACTTTCTATAATCTGTAAG CTTCTTCGGAAATGTCCAGAGCGTAGActgggagcaggggaaaaagATGCAGAAGAGATTAAAATCCAGGCCTTTTTTAAG GAGATCAATTGGGATGCCTTGTTTGCCAGGGCTCTGAAGCCCCCTTTTGTGCCCACCTTAAGAGACCCCACCGACATTAGCAACTTTGATGAAGAGTTTACTTCGCAAAAGCCCATCCTTACTCCTCCAGAGGAGGTTGCTTTCTTAACCCGTAAGGAGCAGACCATATTCAAGGACTTTGACTTTGTCTCCAGACACCTTTTAGATGTTTGA